A stretch of the Kushneria konosiri genome encodes the following:
- the tmk gene encoding dTMP kinase, with protein sequence MTQQGRFITLEGGEGVGKSTNLSFVRDYLHSRGIRVVTTREPGGTPVAERIRALLLANDEQEPLDDLAELLLVFAGRAHHLARVIRPALDRGEWVISDRFTDATFAYQGSARGIAPERIAMLEQFVQQGLAPDLTLWLDMPTSYASARLSSRGGERDRFERERGDFFERVRQGYRARAEQDPGRIVAVDAAQPLEQVQRDIALRLDQQLSSWN encoded by the coding sequence ATGACCCAGCAAGGCCGCTTTATCACTCTGGAAGGCGGGGAGGGTGTTGGCAAAAGCACCAATCTCTCCTTCGTTCGTGACTATCTCCATTCCCGGGGAATTCGTGTGGTCACCACGCGTGAGCCTGGTGGCACCCCCGTTGCCGAACGTATTCGCGCGCTCCTGCTTGCCAATGACGAGCAGGAGCCGCTGGATGATCTGGCTGAGCTTTTACTGGTATTTGCCGGGCGCGCGCATCATCTGGCACGGGTCATTCGTCCGGCGCTTGATCGTGGAGAGTGGGTGATCAGTGATCGCTTTACCGATGCGACCTTTGCCTATCAGGGCAGCGCACGCGGTATCGCCCCGGAGCGCATTGCCATGCTGGAGCAGTTTGTGCAGCAGGGCCTGGCGCCTGATCTTACGCTCTGGCTCGACATGCCGACCTCCTACGCTTCTGCCCGTCTGTCATCGCGGGGGGGAGAGCGCGATCGATTCGAGCGTGAACGAGGCGATTTCTTCGAGCGGGTGCGACAGGGATATCGCGCGCGGGCCGAACAGGACCCCGGCCGCATTGTTGCCGTGGATGCCGCGCAGCCGCTTGAGCAGGTGCAGCGAGATATCGCTCTGCGACTCGATCAACAGCTCTCGTCATGGAATTAA
- a CDS encoding DNA polymerase III subunit delta' produces the protein MELTPWPWQTAIWQRLTALADESRLPHALMLTGPSGLGKERLAQALMARQLCQSPRNTACGQCHACQMLMSGYHPDLLEILPAERGKQIRIDAIREINAFASQTAQQGGYRIIHLAPAEAMTVAASNALLKSLEEPGGDTLFILQSDIPSRTLPTIRSRCQQWLHPQPSREAGLAWLAQELEDQEQAAFWWEVAGGRPLLARDLAAPEARQLRQELRELFESLVRGGDPVAEASRLDKQALPDILWHGVLWLEDLIRLGVSGDMDSVRNRDLMPLYRQAIKNARVRDWFRLLDYAHEQRRLLAGGGNPNAQLVIESWLIRWSALLRS, from the coding sequence ATGGAATTAACGCCCTGGCCCTGGCAAACCGCGATCTGGCAGCGTCTGACGGCGCTTGCTGACGAGTCTCGGCTGCCGCATGCGCTCATGCTGACCGGGCCCTCAGGGCTTGGAAAGGAGCGTCTGGCACAGGCACTGATGGCGCGCCAGCTCTGCCAATCGCCTCGTAATACGGCCTGTGGTCAATGTCATGCCTGTCAGATGCTGATGTCGGGATATCACCCCGACCTTCTGGAAATCCTGCCCGCCGAGCGCGGCAAGCAGATTCGCATCGATGCCATTCGCGAGATCAATGCCTTTGCCTCTCAGACGGCGCAGCAGGGGGGCTATCGCATTATCCACCTGGCACCTGCCGAGGCGATGACCGTGGCGGCTTCCAATGCACTGCTGAAAAGCCTCGAAGAGCCGGGAGGTGATACGCTTTTCATTCTGCAAAGCGATATTCCGTCTCGAACACTGCCCACCATCCGCAGCCGTTGCCAGCAGTGGTTGCACCCCCAGCCATCTCGCGAGGCTGGTCTGGCCTGGCTGGCGCAGGAGCTTGAAGATCAGGAGCAGGCCGCATTCTGGTGGGAGGTGGCCGGCGGTCGACCGCTGCTGGCCCGCGACCTGGCAGCGCCCGAGGCGCGCCAGCTGCGCCAGGAACTGCGAGAGCTCTTCGAGTCACTGGTGCGCGGCGGCGACCCGGTGGCAGAAGCCTCGCGTCTCGACAAGCAGGCCCTGCCGGACATCCTGTGGCATGGGGTGCTCTGGCTCGAAGATTTGATTCGTCTGGGCGTGTCCGGGGATATGGACAGCGTTCGCAACCGCGATCTTATGCCACTGTATCGTCAGGCCATCAAGAATGCTCGCGTGCGTGACTGGTTCCGCCTGCTTGATTACGCTCACGAACAGCGCCGCCTGTTGGCCGGTGGCGGCAATCCCAATGCACAACTGGTCATCGAATCCTGGCTGATTCGATGGTCGGCGCTGCTGCGCTCCTGA
- a CDS encoding PilZ domain-containing protein, giving the protein MSARALSFTFNDTNALRMAWMPLFERGGLFLSTPVRHRLGQRVYMLLTLPEEQEARPASGIVAWLSPSGMVGQREGGVGIHLDAEEQALREHIEALLG; this is encoded by the coding sequence ATGAGTGCTCGGGCCCTGTCCTTTACGTTCAACGATACCAATGCGCTTAGAATGGCCTGGATGCCGCTTTTTGAGCGTGGTGGTCTTTTTCTTTCAACGCCGGTACGTCATCGTCTGGGTCAGCGGGTTTATATGCTGCTGACGTTGCCCGAGGAGCAGGAAGCCCGCCCGGCGTCAGGCATTGTGGCCTGGCTATCGCCGTCAGGTATGGTCGGCCAGCGCGAAGGCGGAGTGGGCATTCACCTTGATGCTGAAGAGCAGGCATTGCGTGAGCATATTGAAGCCCTGTTGGGCTGA
- a CDS encoding TatD family hydrolase, which yields MSQLAEQLSWPSVLIDSHCHLDRLDAESGSVDEVLSRARESGVRGFLAVATTLEGVPGLAEIGRRHDDVFFGVGVHPMQCLEHEPTLEEITDCIDRFEPVAVGEIGLDFQTDEQGQLRVPRDVQLTRFERHLRAAHEAELPVSIHTRAAREETLKMIEHHIDPNVGGVLHCFTEDLEMARRAVAHGFMISLSGIVTFASAENVRALARALPLDRLLLETDSPWLSPVPYRGRANEPARVLEVARVIARERGISLDEVAMQTTANFHRLFRRTAPSHAAAASFVNA from the coding sequence ATGAGCCAGTTAGCCGAACAATTGTCATGGCCTTCGGTACTGATCGATTCCCACTGCCATCTTGATCGTCTCGATGCTGAAAGTGGCAGTGTAGATGAGGTGTTGTCGCGTGCACGTGAGAGCGGTGTGCGCGGCTTTCTTGCGGTCGCCACAACCCTTGAGGGTGTGCCGGGACTGGCAGAGATTGGTCGTCGTCATGACGATGTCTTTTTTGGGGTTGGCGTTCACCCCATGCAATGCCTTGAGCATGAGCCCACTCTTGAAGAAATCACTGACTGTATTGATCGATTCGAGCCTGTGGCCGTCGGCGAAATCGGCCTGGACTTTCAAACCGATGAACAGGGTCAGCTTCGCGTACCTCGAGACGTACAACTGACGCGCTTTGAACGTCATCTACGTGCCGCTCATGAGGCTGAGCTGCCGGTCAGCATTCACACCCGTGCAGCACGTGAAGAGACGCTGAAAATGATCGAGCACCATATCGATCCCAACGTGGGCGGGGTGCTGCACTGCTTTACCGAAGATCTGGAGATGGCGCGCCGCGCCGTTGCTCATGGTTTCATGATTTCCCTGTCCGGTATCGTCACCTTTGCCAGCGCCGAGAATGTGAGGGCGCTTGCCCGTGCGCTACCGCTGGATCGTCTTCTGCTTGAAACCGATAGCCCCTGGCTGTCTCCCGTGCCTTACCGTGGTCGTGCCAATGAACCCGCCCGTGTGCTGGAAGTGGCGCGGGTTATCGCTCGTGAGCGCGGCATCAGCCTTGATGAGGTCGCCATGCAGACCACGGCCAACTTTCATCGCCTGTTTCGTCGCACCGCACCTTCACACGCCGCGGCTGCATCGTTTGTCAATGCCTGA
- a CDS encoding DUF1285 domain-containing protein, whose product MSLETLLTVQANDRPLPLEEWNPALSGDMDIRVDRDGVWWHEGARVEHPRVLRTLSRLLRREDDGHYYLVTPAEKWRIQVDDHPLLIVDAVCQADAGTGPCWQLTTQTGEHATLDDHCRLVLDDDADVPRVILRHGLSARLSRQCWYQLVEKAECIEDAQGQIHMGLHSGGYWHALGPPVNPDDMSTLSP is encoded by the coding sequence ATGTCACTGGAGACACTGCTGACGGTTCAAGCCAACGACCGGCCCCTGCCGCTGGAAGAGTGGAACCCGGCATTGTCAGGGGACATGGATATTCGGGTGGACCGTGACGGTGTCTGGTGGCATGAAGGCGCCAGGGTTGAGCATCCTCGTGTGCTGCGCACGTTGTCTCGCTTGCTGCGCCGTGAAGACGATGGCCACTACTATCTGGTGACGCCGGCCGAAAAGTGGCGAATCCAGGTGGATGATCATCCATTGCTGATCGTTGATGCTGTCTGTCAGGCAGATGCGGGTACAGGGCCTTGCTGGCAGCTGACCACGCAAACAGGTGAGCACGCCACGCTGGACGATCATTGTCGTCTGGTACTGGACGACGATGCCGATGTTCCACGGGTCATCCTGCGCCACGGTTTGTCGGCTCGACTGTCGCGTCAGTGCTGGTATCAGCTGGTCGAAAAGGCAGAGTGTATCGAAGACGCCCAGGGGCAGATTCACATGGGCCTTCATAGCGGCGGTTACTGGCATGCCCTCGGGCCTCCGGTGAACCCGGACGACATGTCGACACTCTCACCATGA
- a CDS encoding ATP-dependent helicase translates to MRLTEQQQAVVQHGQGHARVFAVAGAGKTSTMIARVLHLMATGTPADRIMVLMFNRAAREDFAARLRLLAPAGARLPQVRTFHSIGHRLGQSLMRWGALPARRLIEGEWQRERMARQVLQQLLVDEPAQLALALEEERIETLLQFCDLVKSECLPPARLYEQGDYGADTEHFVPAFLEMERLMQEQGVMTYADLLYRPLRALIRDDRARARIQGRLDHIIVDEYQDINEVQLRLLSMLAGSSASVMAVGDANQCIYEWRGARPDAMNARFGELFGTPTDYPLSWTFRHGHAVSLMANHVIRANPGAADQLTLSAPDNPDTQVECDSGGRHLVEVLQSWQAQGRDLKECAVLVRSWSLSVPVQLRLLRENIPFQLGQQDRFVFRLPLVRALAGYLELARRPELLQDSDHLLLLYSQPSAFVSQDRLAPLTAELARTGRWPEQHIVLDGLKPFQRRHLKKRWALIQTLPAMRDQAPADLLSHVVETLEAEKLLRRAAARRDKGEEDIRLLDVLIEQAGELADDPDAFIALLKDPVINQEQGVLLSTIHGAKGLEWPLVALAGLNEEDFPLYSRENPLTPQALEEERRLFYVGITRARERLLLMSDPAPHRLSRFVEEVAWEDSVKLARAIVSRQGGAPGVRDPSLANRYLEGIGVEDSLRASAGQKTPAVLSQAGDWRPGEQVRHAVFGEGRIELVEGDRERCVLEVMFHRAGRRRLIASRAPIERVG, encoded by the coding sequence ATGAGACTGACCGAGCAGCAGCAGGCCGTGGTTCAACACGGGCAGGGGCATGCGCGCGTCTTTGCCGTGGCCGGTGCTGGCAAGACCTCCACCATGATCGCTCGGGTGCTGCACCTCATGGCGACTGGTACGCCGGCAGATCGCATCATGGTTCTAATGTTCAATCGTGCTGCGCGTGAGGATTTTGCGGCGCGACTGCGCCTGCTGGCGCCGGCCGGGGCTCGATTGCCGCAGGTGCGTACCTTTCATTCCATCGGCCACCGTCTGGGGCAGAGCCTGATGCGCTGGGGCGCGTTGCCGGCACGCCGATTGATCGAGGGAGAGTGGCAGCGGGAGCGTATGGCTCGTCAGGTGCTGCAGCAACTGCTCGTCGATGAACCCGCACAGCTGGCGCTGGCGCTGGAAGAGGAGCGCATCGAGACGCTGCTCCAGTTCTGTGATCTGGTCAAATCGGAATGCCTGCCGCCTGCTAGGCTTTATGAGCAGGGAGACTATGGTGCGGATACCGAGCACTTTGTGCCGGCCTTTCTGGAGATGGAGCGCCTGATGCAGGAGCAGGGCGTCATGACCTATGCTGACCTGCTCTATCGCCCGCTCAGAGCACTGATCCGCGATGACAGGGCACGCGCGCGTATTCAGGGACGTCTTGATCACATCATTGTTGATGAGTACCAGGACATTAATGAAGTCCAGCTGCGTCTTCTGTCGATGCTGGCAGGCAGCAGTGCCAGCGTCATGGCGGTGGGCGATGCCAACCAGTGTATCTATGAGTGGCGTGGTGCACGTCCGGATGCGATGAACGCGCGCTTTGGCGAGCTTTTCGGAACGCCGACCGACTATCCTCTAAGCTGGACCTTTCGTCATGGCCATGCCGTGTCGCTGATGGCCAATCATGTGATTCGCGCCAATCCGGGCGCTGCCGATCAACTGACACTGTCGGCGCCGGACAACCCCGATACTCAGGTTGAGTGTGACAGCGGCGGCAGGCACCTGGTTGAGGTGCTGCAATCATGGCAGGCGCAGGGGCGTGATCTTAAAGAATGTGCGGTGCTGGTGCGCAGCTGGTCGCTCAGCGTACCTGTACAGCTTCGTCTTTTACGGGAAAACATCCCCTTTCAGCTGGGGCAGCAGGACCGCTTCGTGTTTCGCCTGCCTTTGGTCAGGGCACTGGCAGGCTATCTGGAGCTTGCCCGTCGCCCCGAGCTTTTACAGGATAGTGATCATCTACTGCTGCTTTACAGTCAGCCCAGTGCCTTTGTCAGTCAGGATCGACTGGCACCGCTGACGGCGGAACTTGCCCGTACCGGCCGCTGGCCCGAGCAGCACATCGTGCTGGACGGTTTGAAGCCGTTTCAGCGACGACATCTCAAGAAACGCTGGGCGTTGATACAGACATTGCCCGCCATGCGCGATCAGGCACCGGCCGATCTGTTGTCGCATGTGGTAGAAACTCTGGAAGCTGAAAAGCTGCTGCGTCGCGCCGCGGCAAGGCGGGACAAGGGAGAAGAGGATATTCGCCTGCTGGATGTTTTGATCGAGCAGGCCGGCGAGCTGGCCGATGACCCGGATGCCTTTATCGCCCTGCTCAAGGATCCGGTCATCAATCAGGAGCAGGGTGTTTTGCTGTCGACCATTCATGGTGCCAAGGGGCTTGAATGGCCTCTGGTGGCTCTTGCCGGGCTCAATGAAGAGGACTTTCCCCTTTATTCCAGAGAAAACCCGCTGACACCCCAGGCACTGGAAGAGGAGCGGCGTCTTTTTTATGTGGGGATTACCCGCGCCCGAGAGCGGTTGCTGCTGATGTCTGATCCAGCGCCCCATCGTCTTAGTCGCTTCGTGGAAGAGGTTGCCTGGGAGGACAGCGTCAAACTGGCCCGCGCCATTGTCTCGCGGCAGGGCGGTGCGCCAGGCGTGCGTGACCCATCGCTGGCCAACCGCTACCTTGAGGGAATCGGTGTTGAGGACTCACTGCGTGCCAGTGCCGGGCAGAAAACGCCTGCAGTGCTGTCGCAGGCCGGAGACTGGCGTCCGGGCGAGCAGGTGCGTCATGCGGTCTTTGGAGAGGGACGTATCGAACTGGTGGAAGGCGACCGCGAGCGCTGCGTGCTGGAAGTCATGTTTCATCGGGCCGGCCGCCGCCGGTTAATTGCTTCACGCGCGCCGATCGAGCGCGTTGGTTAA
- a CDS encoding sulfurtransferase, with translation MTTALTDVTTLLMWQRDNTPLVILDCRARLDDARAASRLYQEGHLPGALLVDMNEDLSAPSGGAKGGRHPLPAPETWQKTLQGWGITPETRVVVYDDLGGQLAAARAWWMLQWAGHDNVFVLNGGLQVWQAVSGALEQDTPSMPAPSDWVCDFQHQMVASADDVAEGDALLLDARPPARYRGESEPIDQVAGHIPGAVNVPGASLLGEDNCMAESDVLEKLIPATGQSSIAYCGSGISACMIILAHAALGKPLPRLYPGSWSEWSRDPARPVATDTSAPIA, from the coding sequence ATGACCACTGCACTGACAGACGTCACAACCCTTCTGATGTGGCAGCGCGACAATACACCACTGGTGATCCTCGACTGTCGGGCGCGCCTGGATGACGCCAGAGCAGCGTCGCGACTCTATCAGGAGGGGCACCTGCCCGGCGCCCTGCTGGTCGATATGAATGAGGACCTCTCTGCGCCCTCCGGTGGCGCCAAAGGGGGGCGCCATCCGTTGCCTGCGCCTGAAACATGGCAGAAAACGCTTCAGGGGTGGGGGATTACGCCCGAGACCCGAGTGGTCGTCTATGACGACCTGGGGGGGCAGCTGGCGGCAGCGCGTGCCTGGTGGATGCTGCAATGGGCCGGACATGACAATGTATTTGTTCTCAATGGTGGGCTTCAGGTCTGGCAGGCCGTCAGTGGCGCGCTTGAGCAAGATACCCCCTCAATGCCAGCGCCGAGCGATTGGGTCTGTGATTTTCAGCATCAGATGGTCGCCAGCGCCGACGACGTGGCCGAGGGTGATGCGCTGCTGCTCGATGCCAGGCCGCCGGCGCGCTATCGCGGTGAAAGCGAGCCGATCGATCAGGTGGCGGGCCATATTCCCGGTGCCGTCAACGTCCCGGGCGCTTCGCTTCTGGGAGAAGATAACTGCATGGCAGAGAGCGATGTTCTGGAAAAGCTGATACCGGCCACCGGTCAATCGAGTATTGCCTACTGTGGGTCCGGTATTTCTGCCTGCATGATCATTCTGGCGCATGCCGCCCTTGGCAAACCGCTGCCCAGACTCTATCCCGGATCATGGAGCGAGTGGAGCCGGGACCCGGCGCGTCCTGTCGCTACCGATACCAGTGCGCCGATAGCCTGA
- a CDS encoding electron transfer flavoprotein-ubiquinone oxidoreductase, producing MDRESMSFDVVIVGAGVAGLSAACRLMQTASEQECELSVCVLEKGAEIGAHILSGAAFDPRALKELFPAWQDRGAPLQIPATRDEVLYLRDSERAVRFPEALIPPSMLNDGSYLISAGDLCRWLGEQAEALGVDIFPGFAAQSLMFGDNGEITGVITGDMGLDHEGNPKPSHEPGIELYGRYTLFAEGARGHLGQELIKHFDLATGRDEQHYAIGFKELWEVPAQQHEPGLVVHTAGWPLSARAHGGGFLYHGSDRQVMVGLIVDLAYDNPWLSPFDEFQRMKHHPEIARHLKGGTRLAFGARALTKGGLNSLPKMVFPGGLLIGCDAGTLDFARIKGLHMAMKSGMLAAESVVAALAGGDEGGSTLNDFTTRFEGSWAHEALAKHRNFGPAMHRFGMVMGGAWNFLEQKLRLPLPTLHDTTADHARLKTADAAERIDYPRPDGVLSFDKPSSVYLSNTHHEEDQPCHLQLRDPSIPIGVNLPRYAEPAQRYCPVGVYEVVEDSEGTPRFQINFQNCIHCKTCDIKDPSQNIRWVTPEGGNGPGYPNM from the coding sequence ATGGACAGAGAGTCCATGTCATTTGATGTGGTGATCGTCGGTGCAGGCGTTGCCGGCCTTTCCGCCGCCTGTCGTCTGATGCAGACGGCCAGTGAGCAGGAATGCGAGCTGAGTGTCTGCGTGCTGGAAAAGGGGGCCGAAATCGGTGCGCATATTCTCTCGGGAGCGGCCTTTGACCCGCGCGCACTCAAAGAACTCTTCCCCGCCTGGCAGGATCGCGGCGCTCCGCTTCAGATTCCTGCAACACGCGATGAGGTCCTGTATCTACGTGACAGTGAACGGGCCGTGCGCTTTCCGGAGGCACTGATCCCGCCGTCCATGCTCAACGACGGCAGTTACCTGATCAGCGCCGGTGATTTGTGCCGGTGGCTGGGCGAGCAGGCCGAAGCACTGGGCGTCGATATTTTCCCGGGTTTTGCTGCCCAGTCACTGATGTTTGGTGACAACGGGGAGATTACCGGCGTCATTACCGGCGACATGGGGCTTGACCATGAGGGCAACCCCAAACCCTCGCATGAACCGGGCATCGAACTTTACGGACGCTATACCCTCTTTGCCGAAGGCGCACGCGGCCACCTCGGGCAGGAGCTGATCAAGCACTTTGATCTGGCCACCGGTCGTGATGAGCAGCACTACGCCATCGGCTTCAAGGAGCTCTGGGAAGTCCCTGCCCAGCAGCATGAGCCGGGACTGGTCGTGCATACCGCCGGCTGGCCCCTGTCTGCCAGAGCACACGGTGGGGGCTTTCTGTATCACGGCAGCGACCGTCAGGTCATGGTGGGGCTTATCGTGGATCTGGCCTACGATAATCCCTGGCTTTCCCCCTTTGATGAATTCCAGCGCATGAAGCACCACCCGGAAATCGCACGACATCTCAAGGGCGGAACACGTCTGGCCTTCGGCGCGCGCGCCCTCACCAAGGGGGGCCTCAATAGCCTGCCGAAAATGGTCTTCCCGGGTGGCCTTTTGATCGGGTGCGATGCCGGCACACTGGACTTTGCGCGCATCAAGGGACTTCACATGGCGATGAAGTCCGGCATGCTGGCCGCCGAAAGCGTGGTTGCAGCACTTGCCGGTGGCGATGAAGGTGGCAGCACGCTAAATGATTTCACCACGCGCTTTGAAGGCAGCTGGGCGCATGAGGCACTGGCCAAACACCGCAACTTTGGCCCGGCGATGCACCGTTTCGGGATGGTCATGGGCGGGGCGTGGAACTTCCTCGAGCAGAAACTGCGTCTGCCGTTACCCACGTTGCATGACACCACCGCAGACCATGCCCGCCTGAAAACCGCTGACGCCGCAGAAAGGATTGACTATCCACGCCCCGACGGGGTGCTCTCATTCGACAAGCCTTCATCGGTGTATCTTTCCAATACACATCACGAGGAAGACCAGCCCTGTCATCTGCAGCTACGAGACCCGAGCATTCCCATCGGCGTCAATCTGCCCCGCTACGCAGAGCCCGCCCAGCGTTACTGCCCGGTCGGTGTCTATGAGGTGGTCGAGGATAGCGAGGGGACGCCGCGCTTTCAGATCAACTTCCAAAACTGCATTCACTGCAAGACCTGCGACATCAAGGACCCCTCCCAGAACATTCGCTGGGTCACGCCGGAAGGTGGTAACGGGCCCGGCTATCCCAACATGTAG
- a CDS encoding electron transfer flavoprotein subunit beta/FixA family protein: MKVLVAIKRVIDHNVRVRIREDHSDVDLTHAKMAMNPFCEIALEEAVRLKEQGIADEVIAVSIGDKSVQEQLRTAMALGADRALHVSSDTAVDSLGAARVLAEVVKRENPGLVLLGKQSIDSDSSQTGPMLAALTQMPQATFASKVTIDGDHLEVTREIDGGLETIAMSLPAVVTTDLRLNEPRYAKLPAIMKAKKRPIEQLDVETLGIDITPRQTLVRVDIPRERQAGVRVNSVDELIDRLKSEAKVI; encoded by the coding sequence ATGAAAGTACTCGTCGCCATCAAGCGCGTGATTGATCACAACGTCAGGGTACGCATCAGGGAGGACCACAGCGATGTGGACCTGACGCATGCCAAAATGGCCATGAACCCGTTTTGTGAAATTGCGCTCGAAGAAGCCGTTCGTCTCAAGGAGCAGGGCATCGCCGATGAGGTGATAGCGGTCTCCATCGGTGACAAGAGCGTGCAGGAGCAGCTTCGTACGGCCATGGCGCTGGGAGCGGATCGCGCCCTGCATGTAAGCAGTGACACTGCCGTGGATTCGCTGGGCGCGGCCCGGGTGCTGGCAGAAGTGGTCAAGCGTGAAAACCCCGGGCTGGTGCTGCTGGGCAAGCAGTCCATCGACAGTGACAGCAGCCAGACCGGCCCCATGCTGGCGGCACTGACACAGATGCCGCAGGCCACATTTGCCTCGAAAGTCACCATCGATGGCGATCATCTGGAAGTGACCCGGGAAATTGATGGCGGGCTGGAAACCATTGCCATGTCGCTGCCAGCCGTGGTGACGACGGATCTCCGCCTTAACGAGCCGCGTTATGCGAAGCTGCCGGCCATCATGAAGGCCAAGAAGCGCCCGATCGAACAACTTGATGTAGAGACACTGGGCATCGATATCACCCCTCGCCAGACACTGGTTCGGGTAGATATTCCCAGAGAGCGTCAGGCTGGAGTTCGCGTGAACTCCGTGGATGAATTGATTGATCGTCTCAAGAGCGAAGCGAAGGTGATCTGA
- a CDS encoding electron transfer flavoprotein subunit alpha/FixB family protein, translating to MRILVIAEQEKGHLSSATARVMDAASKLGGQVDVLVTGSQAGEAAQQAARLTGVAGVICVEDSAFDHMLAENMGALIQSLAAPYTHLLCASTTSGRNVMPRVAALLGVGQISDVIAVKSDDTFVRPIYAGSVLATVQSLDDKKVMTIRPTAFEPVSEQSAASISNADSTGDQKLVTFVEEQLAGGERPELGGARVIVSGGRGIGSAENFRLIEGVADRLGAAVGASRAAVDAGYVPNDLQVGQTGKMVAPELYIAAGISGAVQHLAGMKDSRVIVAINSDEEAPIFQVADYGLVADLFQALPELERKL from the coding sequence ATACGTATTCTGGTCATCGCCGAACAGGAAAAGGGCCATCTCTCCAGTGCCACCGCACGCGTCATGGATGCTGCTTCAAAACTTGGCGGGCAGGTCGATGTACTGGTGACCGGTAGTCAGGCCGGTGAGGCTGCCCAGCAGGCGGCACGTCTGACCGGGGTCGCCGGAGTGATCTGTGTAGAGGACAGCGCCTTTGACCACATGCTGGCGGAAAACATGGGCGCCCTGATCCAATCGCTGGCAGCCCCCTACACCCATCTGCTGTGCGCCTCGACCACCAGCGGTCGTAACGTCATGCCACGTGTAGCAGCGCTGTTGGGGGTTGGACAGATCTCCGATGTGATCGCGGTCAAATCCGATGACACCTTTGTCAGGCCCATCTATGCCGGCAGTGTACTGGCCACGGTACAAAGCCTGGATGACAAAAAGGTCATGACCATTCGCCCGACGGCCTTTGAGCCAGTAAGCGAGCAGAGTGCGGCCAGCATCTCAAATGCCGACAGCACCGGCGATCAAAAGCTTGTGACCTTTGTCGAGGAACAGCTGGCGGGCGGTGAGCGCCCCGAGCTGGGCGGTGCCCGCGTCATTGTGTCCGGTGGGCGTGGGATTGGCAGTGCCGAGAACTTCCGGCTGATCGAAGGCGTGGCTGATCGCCTCGGCGCCGCTGTGGGTGCATCGCGCGCGGCGGTCGATGCAGGCTATGTTCCCAATGACCTTCAGGTGGGACAGACCGGCAAGATGGTCGCGCCGGAGCTTTATATCGCTGCAGGCATTTCCGGGGCGGTGCAGCATCTGGCCGGAATGAAGGATTCCAGGGTCATCGTGGCGATCAATTCCGATGAAGAGGCTCCTATTTTTCAGGTAGCCGACTACGGTCTGGTGGCCGACCTGTTTCAGGCACTGCCGGAGCTGGAACGCAAGCTCTGA
- a CDS encoding DUF3450 domain-containing protein encodes MALPTLADASSLRDETAQQQQQQQAIQTRIDQADDETRELLTRLRDAQSSAQRLERYNDQLSSTLSEQQQRIDRQQHAIETLGETREALPDTLQDMLDRLRALVKADVPFRHAERMARLDGLEKTLVDPSVSNEKRMEQLLSVWRTELDYGRSMDSWRGQLSQDDQQRDVQFLRMGRIGFYYLTPDGEQGGVWKNRDHQWHPLDSDERTEVNRGIRIANDQRAPELLSLPLSIELDQPSSESASQGASS; translated from the coding sequence ATGGCCTTACCGACGCTGGCAGACGCGTCGTCACTCCGTGATGAAACCGCTCAGCAACAGCAGCAGCAACAGGCCATTCAAACGCGTATTGATCAGGCGGATGACGAGACGCGTGAGCTTTTGACCCGCCTTCGCGACGCTCAGTCGTCGGCACAGCGCCTTGAGCGCTACAACGATCAGCTCTCTTCAACGCTAAGTGAGCAGCAGCAGCGGATTGATCGCCAGCAGCATGCCATCGAGACGCTGGGGGAGACGCGAGAGGCGCTGCCTGACACCCTGCAGGACATGCTGGATCGTCTGCGGGCGCTGGTGAAGGCCGATGTTCCCTTTCGCCATGCCGAGCGGATGGCCCGTCTCGACGGCCTTGAAAAAACGCTCGTTGACCCTTCCGTTTCCAATGAGAAGCGCATGGAGCAGCTGCTCTCCGTGTGGCGCACGGAGCTTGATTACGGACGCAGCATGGACAGCTGGCGTGGTCAGCTCAGCCAGGACGATCAGCAGCGCGACGTTCAATTCCTGCGCATGGGGCGAATCGGTTTTTATTACCTGACGCCCGATGGCGAGCAGGGCGGTGTCTGGAAAAATCGAGACCATCAATGGCATCCCCTGGACAGTGACGAGCGTACCGAGGTCAATCGCGGTATTCGCATTGCCAATGATCAGCGCGCGCCGGAACTGCTGTCTCTGCCGTTGTCCATCGAACTGGATCAGCCCTCCTCGGAATCTGCGTCGCAGGGGGCTTCATCATGA